The following is a genomic window from Anaeromicrobium sediminis.
AGATTAGAATCATCATTACCAAATGCAAAATTCATGGATGGAAACAACTTAGTTAATTGGGTTAGATTAATAAAATCAGATAATGAAGTTGAATTTATAAGAAGAGCCGGAAAAATTGTTGAAAAGGGAATGGAAGCTGCTTATGAGTCTATTAACATAGGAGTAAGACAGTGTGACGCAGCGGCTAAAGTATCTGCAGCCTTAATAAGTGGAACTAAAGAATATGGTGGAGATTATGCATCTATTATTCCTCTTATGCCAGCAGGGGTTAGAACTTCAACTCCTCATTTAAGTTGGACAGATGAGAAATATAAAGATGGAGATACAGTTATTCTTGAATTAGCAGGTAACTACAAAAGATACCACTGTCCATTGTCTAGAACTTTAATTTTAGGGAATGCTCCTGAAAGAGTTAAGGATTTAGCTAAGGTGGTTGTAGAAGGATTAACAACAACACTTGATTCTATTAAACCTGGAATGACCTGTGAAGAGTTAGAGAGAGTATGGGCTAAGAGTATAGCTAAAAGTGGATTCATAAAAGATTCTAGAATTGGTTATCCAACGGGCCTTAACTATCCACCAGATTGGGGTGAGCACACGGCTAGTATTAGACCAGGGGATAAGACTATACTTAAGCCTAATATGGTGTTCCACATGATACCAGGAATTTGGTTAGATGATTGTGGTGTTGATACAAGTGAATCATTTAGAGTAACTGAAAATGGATGCGAGACATTCACTAATTATCCAAGAAGATTATTAGTCAAATAAGCAAAATTTGGGACGGTTATCTAATAGTTCCTAGAAGGAGGCTTAAATATAGTGAAAAAGTTGAATTTTTTCGATAGTATGCTATCGAAAATAGAAGAAGCCATACTTAGTTATTCAATAATAATAATGGCAATTATTCTTATCGGAAATGTATTTAGTAGATCTGTTTTAAATAGAAGTTGGACATTTGCTGAGGAATTAGGCCAATCATTAGTTATAATAGTTACGTTTACTGGGATTAGCTATGGGGCTAAGAAGGCTAGGCATATAAATATGTCTGCTCTATTTGATGTGATTCCTGTGAGAGGGAAAAAAATATTTATGTATGTAATAAGTAGTGTTACATCCATATCAATGTTCTACTTAGCGTATTTGGCATCAATTTATGTTATGAAAGTAAAAACTCTTGGTAGAGTTACACCAGCCTTGAGAATCCCTATATATCTTGTATATTTAATTGTACCTATTGGATTTTTTCTAGGAGGAATTCAATATGCTAGGAACTTCTGGATAAATGTAAAAGAAAAGGAAGTATACTTATCTACTGAAAAAGGTATTAGGGGAACTGATGACAATGAAGAACAATACATCAATGTATAATAACTATAATTTGTATAGTTTTCTAAAAGGAGGAAAAATTGCATGGTACTAACCCTTATGGCCATAATGATAACCTTACTAGTATTAGGTTTTCCAATGATGGTTCCAATGATAGTGGCACCTTTAGTCATTGTGTTAATGTATTTTCCCAATATAGACCCACAACTATTGACCCAACAATTAATAGCAGGAGTACAGCCCTTTGTATTATTAGCAGTACCAATGTTCATATTTGCAGCAGATATAATGTGTGCAGGTCAAACGGCGAATAGATTATTAGATTTAGTAGAAACTTTTGTAGGTCATGTCCATGGAGGAATGGCTATTACAACGGCGGCATCATGTACATTATTTGGAGCCATATCAGGTTCAACTCAAGCTACAGTTGTTGCCATAGGAAAGCCCATGAGGCAAAAGTTGCTAGATATTGGGTACAAAGAGAAAGATGTTTTAGCACTCATAATTAATTCTAGTGATATTGCCCTGTTAATCCCACCAAGCATAGGGATGATTATGTATGCCGTTGTAACAGGAGCATCAGTAGGAGAACTATTCATAGCAGGGGTTGGGCCTGGATTATTAATACTTGCATTCTTTGCCATATACAGCTATGTATTAGCTAAAAAACAAAATGTGCCAAGGCGTAAAAGAGCTACTTGGGAAGAAAGACTAAGAGCTACAAAAAAAGCCCTATTACCCCTTGGTTTCCCAATAATAATTATAGGTGGAATTTATAGTGGATTTTTTAGTCCAACAGAGGCCGCAGCTGCATCCGTATTGTATGCTTTTATTTTAGAAGTATTTATCTTCAAGACAATAAAAGTATCAGATATTCCTTCAATAGCCCTATCAACAGGTCTTGTAACTGCAGCCGTATTCATATTAGTAGCAGGTGGTCAGGCTTTCTCCTGGACCATATCTTATGCGAAAATACCACAAATGATTACAAGTACATTACTTGGAACTAGCCCTACGGCTTTAAAGATTTTATTTACAGTTACTTTATTTTACTTCATAGGATGTATGTTTGTAGATCCTATAGTAGTAATCATTATTTTAACGCCAATATTCTATCCATTAGCATTAAAGGCTGGTGTAGACCCAATACATTTAGGTATTATAATTACTCTCCAAGCAGCAATAGGTTCTGCAACACCACCCTTTGGTTGTGACATATTTACTGCCTGTGCAGTCTTTGATAAACCATATTTGGATGTTATAAAGGGAACACCTCCATATATAGTTATGTTAATTGCCATATCTATAATAATGATATTCTTCCCGGAAGTGGCTTTATTCTTCAGAGATGTAGCCGTGGGATAGTATCACATAAAGGAGATGACTAATTTGATAGATATTAAAAAAGAAGTACTTAGTCTAAATGAAGAACTAATAGAGTTAAGACGTGATTTTCACAAATATCCAGAGTTAGGCTATGAGGAATTTAGAACAGCAGAAAAAATTACTGAATATTTGGAAAGATTAGGATTGAAAACAGAAAGATTTTGTAAAACAGGAGTAGTAAGTACTATAGAAGGAAATAAAGAAGGTAAAACCATCATGCTTAGGGCAGATATAGATGCTCTACCTCAAAGGGAAGAGACTAATGTGGAATATGCATCCTTAAACGAAGGGAAAATGCACGCCTGTGGTCATGATGGACATACGGCCATGCTACTTGTGGCAGCCAAGATACTGGCTAATCATAAGGAAAAATTGAATGGCAATGTGAAATTAGTATTTCAGCCTAATGAGGAACAGGCTGGAGCTGAAGATATGATTAAAGAAGGTGTACTTGAGAACCCTAAAGTAGATTCTGCATTTGGCATACATCTTTGGACTCCCGTTGAAAGCGGTAAAATAGCAGTTATAGAGGGGCCTATTATGGCAGCCTGTGAAGAGTTTAAATTAACTGTAATAGGTGAGTCAGGACATACTTCAGCACCTCATGAGGGAAATGACCCTATACTTATTACTTGTAAGATAGTAGAAGCATTACAGGCACTGGAGACTAGACAGGCAAACCCATTAGATCCAATAACTATTATGGTTGGAAAAATAAATGGTGGAAGTGCCAAAAATATAATTGCAGGGTCAGTTAATATTGAAGGAACTATAAGATTTTCATTTGAAGAAGAAAAAAAGGGAAAGGAGAGGCTTCTTAAAAATTTCAAAAGAATAGTAGATGGAATATGTATGGCATTTTCTGCTAAGTATGAGTTACAGTTCATACCTAGTAATCCTTCCGTTAACAATGATAGGGAAATGACAAATCTAGTTAGGAAAGGAGCAAAAGAAACACTAGAAGACGAGAAAAACTTAATAAAATACAGATGTTTAGGTGGAGAAGATTTTGCCGATTTTACTCATCGTGTACCTAGTGCCTTTTATTTCATAGGTGCAGGAAATAGGGAAAAGGAAACGCACTATCCACATCACCATCCAAAGTTTAACATAGATGAGGATGTATTAAAAACTGGTGTAGAAATGCACGTTAGAACCGTATTTAATTA
Proteins encoded in this region:
- a CDS encoding M24 family metallopeptidase, which translates into the protein MVNIENRWLNFQVDEYQQRLSKVKESMARKGIEVLVVTDPANMNYLTGFDGWSFYVHQCIIVVDSEPQPIWVGRGQDGNAAKLTTWLDEKNVKAYTDDYVHSLIKHPMEFVADIIKERGFGNKVIGTEKDAYYYTAKCQERLESSLPNAKFMDGNNLVNWVRLIKSDNEVEFIRRAGKIVEKGMEAAYESINIGVRQCDAAAKVSAALISGTKEYGGDYASIIPLMPAGVRTSTPHLSWTDEKYKDGDTVILELAGNYKRYHCPLSRTLILGNAPERVKDLAKVVVEGLTTTLDSIKPGMTCEELERVWAKSIAKSGFIKDSRIGYPTGLNYPPDWGEHTASIRPGDKTILKPNMVFHMIPGIWLDDCGVDTSESFRVTENGCETFTNYPRRLLVK
- a CDS encoding TRAP transporter small permease, which produces MKKLNFFDSMLSKIEEAILSYSIIIMAIILIGNVFSRSVLNRSWTFAEELGQSLVIIVTFTGISYGAKKARHINMSALFDVIPVRGKKIFMYVISSVTSISMFYLAYLASIYVMKVKTLGRVTPALRIPIYLVYLIVPIGFFLGGIQYARNFWINVKEKEVYLSTEKGIRGTDDNEEQYINV
- a CDS encoding TRAP transporter large permease; this translates as MVLTLMAIMITLLVLGFPMMVPMIVAPLVIVLMYFPNIDPQLLTQQLIAGVQPFVLLAVPMFIFAADIMCAGQTANRLLDLVETFVGHVHGGMAITTAASCTLFGAISGSTQATVVAIGKPMRQKLLDIGYKEKDVLALIINSSDIALLIPPSIGMIMYAVVTGASVGELFIAGVGPGLLILAFFAIYSYVLAKKQNVPRRKRATWEERLRATKKALLPLGFPIIIIGGIYSGFFSPTEAAAASVLYAFILEVFIFKTIKVSDIPSIALSTGLVTAAVFILVAGGQAFSWTISYAKIPQMITSTLLGTSPTALKILFTVTLFYFIGCMFVDPIVVIIILTPIFYPLALKAGVDPIHLGIIITLQAAIGSATPPFGCDIFTACAVFDKPYLDVIKGTPPYIVMLIAISIIMIFFPEVALFFRDVAVG
- a CDS encoding M20 metallopeptidase family protein gives rise to the protein MTNLIDIKKEVLSLNEELIELRRDFHKYPELGYEEFRTAEKITEYLERLGLKTERFCKTGVVSTIEGNKEGKTIMLRADIDALPQREETNVEYASLNEGKMHACGHDGHTAMLLVAAKILANHKEKLNGNVKLVFQPNEEQAGAEDMIKEGVLENPKVDSAFGIHLWTPVESGKIAVIEGPIMAACEEFKLTVIGESGHTSAPHEGNDPILITCKIVEALQALETRQANPLDPITIMVGKINGGSAKNIIAGSVNIEGTIRFSFEEEKKGKERLLKNFKRIVDGICMAFSAKYELQFIPSNPSVNNDREMTNLVRKGAKETLEDEKNLIKYRCLGGEDFADFTHRVPSAFYFIGAGNREKETHYPHHHPKFNIDEDVLKTGVEMHVRTVFNYLNM